One window of Pseudomonas sp. FP198 genomic DNA carries:
- a CDS encoding dihydroorotase has translation MKLSILGARVIDPASSLDQVTDIHIDACKIVALGAAPTGFVAAEVLDAQGLVAAPGLVDLNVALREPGYSRKGSIVSETRAAAAGGVTSLCCPPQTKPVLDTSAVAELILDRAREAGNTKVFPIGALSKGLEGEQLAELIALRDAGCVAFGNGLNSFRNTRTLCRALEYAATFGLTVIFNSQDHDLAEGGLAHEGPTASFLGLPGIPETAETVALARDLLLVEQSGVRAHFSQLTSARGAALIAQAQARGLPVTADVALYQLILTDEALIDFNSVYHVQPPLRTRADRDGLREAVKSGVISAISSHHQPHERDAKLAPFGATEPGISSVELLLPLALTLVEDGLLDLPTLLARLSTGPAQALQLPAGKLAVGAPADLVLFDPAASTVAGEAWRSRGDNCPFLGHSLPGVVRYTLMDGRITHQA, from the coding sequence GTGAAGCTCAGCATTCTCGGCGCACGCGTGATCGATCCGGCCAGCAGCCTGGATCAAGTGACTGACATTCATATCGATGCCTGCAAGATCGTCGCCCTCGGCGCCGCGCCGACAGGCTTCGTGGCGGCCGAGGTCCTCGACGCCCAAGGGCTGGTGGCCGCGCCCGGCCTGGTTGACCTGAACGTTGCCCTGCGCGAGCCGGGCTACAGCCGCAAAGGCAGCATCGTCAGCGAAACCCGCGCCGCCGCCGCCGGTGGCGTAACCAGCCTGTGCTGCCCGCCGCAGACCAAACCGGTACTGGACACCTCGGCCGTGGCCGAGCTGATCCTCGACCGCGCCCGCGAGGCCGGCAACACCAAGGTCTTTCCGATTGGCGCACTGAGCAAAGGCCTGGAAGGCGAACAACTGGCCGAACTCATCGCCCTGCGTGATGCCGGTTGCGTGGCGTTCGGCAACGGCCTCAACAGTTTCCGCAATACCCGGACCCTGTGCCGCGCCCTCGAATACGCGGCGACTTTCGGCCTGACGGTGATCTTCAACTCCCAGGACCACGACCTGGCTGAGGGTGGCCTGGCCCATGAAGGCCCGACCGCCAGTTTCCTCGGCTTGCCGGGCATCCCGGAAACCGCCGAGACCGTGGCCCTGGCCCGGGACCTGCTGTTGGTCGAGCAGAGCGGTGTACGCGCGCACTTCAGCCAACTGACCAGTGCCCGTGGCGCCGCGCTGATCGCCCAGGCCCAGGCCCGAGGCTTGCCGGTGACCGCCGATGTAGCGCTGTATCAGCTGATCCTGACCGACGAAGCGCTGATCGACTTCAACAGCGTCTATCACGTCCAGCCGCCGCTGCGCACCCGCGCCGACCGCGACGGCTTGCGCGAGGCGGTGAAGTCCGGGGTGATTTCGGCCATTTCCAGCCATCACCAACCCCACGAACGCGATGCCAAGCTGGCACCGTTCGGCGCCACCGAGCCGGGCATCAGCAGCGTTGAACTGCTGCTGCCGCTGGCCTTGACGCTGGTGGAAGACGGTTTGCTGGACCTGCCGACCCTGCTCGCACGCCTGAGCACTGGCCCGGCCCAGGCGCTGCAACTGCCAGCCGGGAAACTGGCGGTGGGCGCGCCGGCGGACCTGGTGCTGTTCGACCCGGCTGCCTCCACCGTGGCCGGCGAAGCCTGGCGTTCCAGGGGTGACAACTGCCCATTCCTCGGCCACAGCCTGCCGGGCGTGGTGCGCTACACCTTGATGGATGGGCGGATTACCCACCAGGCCTGA
- a CDS encoding C40 family peptidase, producing MRPFFKTWLTICLLLPLAAHATNREQRLPNINGYTPKSHVSAPSSKNRQSVQRVSNAHSRLVPPMATKTTSNVLSRAVNVLGTPYRWGGSSPSKGFDCSGLVKYAFNDATFDLPRTSNAMAAGHGEKVERKDLKPGDLIFFKLKSRRVNHVAIYLGNDRFIHAPRRGKSVTIDTLNKPYWNTHYVVAKRVLPKEPGAMRVVQR from the coding sequence ATGCGTCCATTTTTCAAGACATGGCTGACCATTTGCCTATTATTGCCACTGGCCGCCCACGCCACCAATCGTGAGCAACGTCTTCCGAACATCAACGGCTATACGCCCAAATCCCACGTTTCTGCTCCATCGAGCAAAAACAGGCAAAGCGTCCAGCGTGTGAGTAACGCTCACAGTCGGCTGGTGCCTCCTATGGCGACCAAAACGACCAGCAATGTGCTGAGCCGCGCCGTGAATGTACTCGGCACACCTTACCGTTGGGGCGGCAGCAGCCCAAGTAAAGGTTTCGATTGCAGTGGTCTGGTGAAATACGCGTTCAACGACGCCACGTTCGACCTGCCGCGCACCTCCAATGCGATGGCAGCCGGCCATGGCGAGAAAGTCGAGCGCAAGGACCTCAAGCCTGGCGACCTGATTTTCTTCAAGCTCAAGAGCCGTCGGGTCAACCACGTGGCCATCTACCTGGGCAACGACCGCTTCATCCACGCCCCACGCCGTGGCAAGTCGGTGACCATCGACACCCTGAACAAGCCGTACTGGAACACCCATTACGTGGTTGCCAAGCGCGTGCTGCCGAAAGAGCCGGGGGCGATGCGGGTCGTTCAGCGCTGA
- a CDS encoding YggS family pyridoxal phosphate-dependent enzyme, which translates to MTTIADNIAQVRSRIHAAQQAAQRPGHSVQLLAVSKTKPARALREAHAAGLRDFGENYLQEALGKQAELTDLPLIWHFIGPIQSNKTRAIAEHFDWVHSVDRLKIAQRLSEQRPADLPPLNICIQVNVSGEASKSGCTPADLPALANAISTLPRLKLRGLMAIPEPTDDRAEQDAAFATVQQLQASLDLPLDTLSMGMSHDLESAIAQGATWVRIGTALFGARDYGQAPS; encoded by the coding sequence ATGACCACCATAGCAGACAACATTGCTCAGGTTAGATCGCGCATCCATGCCGCGCAGCAGGCCGCCCAGCGCCCGGGACACAGCGTCCAGCTGCTGGCGGTGAGCAAGACCAAGCCGGCCCGGGCCCTGCGCGAAGCCCATGCCGCAGGCCTGCGGGATTTCGGCGAGAACTACCTGCAGGAAGCGCTGGGCAAGCAGGCCGAACTGACCGACCTGCCCTTGATCTGGCACTTCATCGGCCCCATTCAATCGAACAAGACGCGCGCTATCGCCGAACATTTCGACTGGGTGCACTCCGTGGATCGCCTGAAAATTGCCCAACGCCTGTCCGAGCAGCGCCCGGCCGACCTGCCGCCGCTGAACATCTGCATCCAGGTCAACGTCAGCGGTGAAGCCAGCAAGTCCGGCTGTACGCCAGCGGACCTGCCCGCCCTCGCCAACGCCATCAGCACGCTGCCGCGCCTCAAGCTGCGGGGGTTGATGGCGATTCCCGAACCAACCGACGATCGCGCCGAACAGGATGCCGCCTTCGCAACCGTTCAACAGCTGCAAGCCAGCCTGGACCTGCCGCTGGACACGTTGTCCATGGGCATGAGCCATGACCTTGAATCCGCCATTGCCCAAGGCGCCACCTGGGTACGTATCGGCACGGCGCTGTTTGGGGCGCGTGACTACGGCCAAGCGCCCAGCTGA
- a CDS encoding energy transducer TonB produces MTLPSDLPQELAHRGVRPADRLGFTLFLAALIHLAVLLGVGFATVEPKQISQTLEITLATFKSETKPQKADFLAQENQQGSGTLENKAIPKTTEIAPFQDNKVQKITPPPAAKPEVQETAPKAAVTTTAPKPKKAPIKEEVKPDPKPKAPEPTFDSSQLSSDIASLEAELAQEQQLYAKRPRIHRLSAASTMRDKGAWYKDEWRKKVERIGNLNYPEEARRKQIYGNLRLMVSINRDGSLYEVLVLESSGQPLLDQAAQRIVRLAAPFAPFTGDLSDIDRLEIIRTWKFARGDRLSSN; encoded by the coding sequence ATGACACTCCCGTCCGATCTGCCCCAAGAGCTCGCCCATCGTGGCGTGCGCCCGGCTGATCGCCTCGGTTTTACCCTGTTCCTGGCGGCACTGATCCACCTGGCGGTGCTGCTGGGCGTCGGGTTTGCCACGGTCGAACCCAAGCAGATCAGCCAGACCCTGGAAATCACCCTGGCGACCTTCAAGAGCGAAACCAAGCCCCAGAAGGCCGATTTCCTTGCTCAGGAGAACCAGCAGGGCAGCGGCACCCTGGAAAACAAAGCGATTCCCAAGACAACCGAGATCGCGCCGTTCCAGGACAACAAGGTCCAGAAGATCACCCCTCCGCCAGCCGCCAAGCCGGAAGTCCAGGAAACCGCGCCCAAGGCCGCCGTGACCACTACCGCGCCGAAGCCGAAAAAGGCCCCGATCAAGGAAGAGGTCAAGCCCGATCCCAAGCCCAAGGCGCCGGAACCGACCTTCGACAGCTCCCAGCTGTCCAGCGACATCGCCAGCCTGGAGGCCGAACTGGCCCAGGAACAGCAGTTGTACGCCAAGCGCCCGCGCATCCACCGCCTGAGCGCCGCGTCGACCATGCGCGACAAGGGCGCCTGGTACAAGGATGAATGGCGCAAGAAGGTCGAGCGTATCGGCAACCTGAACTACCCCGAGGAAGCCCGGCGCAAACAGATCTACGGCAATTTGCGGCTGATGGTTTCGATCAACCGCGACGGCTCGCTGTATGAGGTGCTGGTGCTTGAGTCCTCCGGCCAGCCGCTGCTGGACCAGGCCGCCCAGCGGATCGTGCGCCTGGCCGCGCCGTTCGCGCCGTTCACCGGGGACCTGTCGGACATCGACCGCCTGGAAATCATCCGCACCTGGAAATTTGCCCGGGGTGATCGGCTGTCCAGTAACTGA
- a CDS encoding TM2 domain-containing protein, translated as MNSYQQGAIRDTHSKVIGYLLWILGFTGAHRFYYGKPVTGTIWFFTLGLLGIGWLIDLFLIPAMDREADLRFTPGPIEYSVAWILLTFLGVLGVHRMYQGKWLSGIIYLLTGGVFFLGVLYDFWTLNDQVSIRNAQKRGAFQ; from the coding sequence ATGAACAGCTATCAGCAGGGCGCAATCCGCGATACCCACAGCAAAGTCATCGGATATCTGCTGTGGATTCTCGGGTTTACCGGCGCTCACCGTTTCTACTATGGCAAGCCGGTCACCGGCACGATCTGGTTTTTCACCTTGGGACTGCTAGGCATCGGTTGGTTGATCGACCTGTTCCTGATCCCGGCCATGGACCGCGAAGCCGACCTGCGTTTCACCCCGGGACCCATCGAATACAGTGTCGCGTGGATTCTGCTGACGTTCCTCGGGGTGCTGGGCGTGCATCGCATGTATCAAGGGAAGTGGCTCAGCGGGATCATCTACCTGCTGACTGGCGGGGTGTTTTTCCTTGGGGTGCTGTATGACTTCTGGACGCTGAACGATCAGGTGTCGATTCGTAATGCGCAGAAGCGGGGGGCTTTCCAGTAA
- the ruvX gene encoding Holliday junction resolvase RuvX — MALRLLLGFDYGTKQIGVAVGQVITGQARELCTLKAQNGVPDWNQVEALIKEWKPDAVVVGLPLNMDGTPSDMCLRAEKFARRLNGRFNLPFYTHDERLTTFEAKGERLMRGGQKGSYRDNPVDAIAAALLLQGWLDANAALFET; from the coding sequence ATGGCCCTGCGCCTGCTGCTGGGCTTTGATTACGGCACCAAACAGATCGGCGTCGCGGTCGGCCAGGTCATTACCGGCCAGGCCCGCGAGCTGTGCACATTAAAAGCGCAGAACGGCGTTCCGGACTGGAACCAGGTCGAAGCGCTGATCAAGGAATGGAAACCCGACGCCGTGGTGGTCGGCCTGCCGTTGAACATGGATGGCACGCCCAGCGACATGTGCCTGCGTGCGGAAAAATTCGCGCGCCGGCTCAATGGCCGCTTCAATCTGCCCTTCTATACCCATGACGAACGCCTGACCACCTTCGAGGCCAAGGGCGAGCGCCTGATGCGCGGCGGGCAGAAAGGCAGTTACCGCGACAATCCGGTGGACGCCATCGCCGCCGCCCTGCTGCTGCAAGGCTGGCTTGATGCCAACGCCGCCCTGTTCGAAACCTGA
- a CDS encoding aspartate carbamoyltransferase catalytic subunit, giving the protein MTPLETKRPLQLNDQGQLRHFLSLDGLRRELLTEILDTADSFLEVGARAVKKVPLLRGKTVCNVFFENSTRTRTTFELAAQRLSADVITLNVSTSSASKGETLLDTLRNLEAMAADMFVVRHGDSGAAHFIAEHVCPQVAIINGGDGRHAHPTQGMLDMLTIRRHKGSFENLSVAIVGDILHSRVARSNMLALKTLGCPDIRVIAPKTLLPIGVEQYGVKVYTDMTEGLKDVDVVIMLRLQRERMTGGLLPSEGEFYRLFGLTTARLAGAKPDAIVMHPGPINRGVEIESAVADGPHSVILNQVTYGIAIRMAVLSMAMSGQTAQRQFDQENAQ; this is encoded by the coding sequence ATGACGCCTCTCGAAACCAAGCGCCCGCTGCAGCTCAACGATCAGGGCCAGCTGCGGCACTTCCTGTCCCTCGACGGCCTGCGCCGCGAGCTGCTGACAGAAATCCTCGACACCGCCGACTCGTTCCTTGAAGTTGGCGCCCGGGCGGTGAAAAAAGTCCCGCTGCTGCGCGGCAAGACCGTGTGCAACGTGTTCTTCGAAAACTCCACCCGTACCCGCACCACCTTCGAACTGGCGGCCCAGCGGCTGTCGGCGGACGTGATCACCCTGAACGTGTCGACATCCTCGGCGAGCAAGGGCGAAACCCTGCTCGACACGCTGCGCAACCTCGAAGCCATGGCCGCCGACATGTTCGTCGTGCGCCACGGCGACTCCGGCGCGGCGCATTTCATTGCCGAGCACGTGTGCCCGCAAGTGGCGATCATCAACGGTGGCGATGGCCGTCACGCTCATCCGACCCAGGGCATGCTGGACATGCTGACCATCCGTCGGCACAAGGGCAGCTTCGAGAACCTGTCGGTGGCCATCGTCGGCGACATCCTGCACTCGCGGGTGGCCCGCTCGAACATGCTCGCGCTCAAGACCCTCGGCTGTCCGGACATCCGCGTGATCGCGCCGAAAACCCTGCTGCCCATCGGCGTCGAACAATACGGCGTGAAGGTCTACACCGACATGACCGAAGGCCTGAAGGATGTGGACGTGGTGATTATGCTGCGCCTGCAACGCGAGCGCATGACCGGCGGCCTGCTGCCCAGCGAAGGCGAGTTCTACCGCCTGTTCGGCCTGACCACCGCGCGCCTGGCCGGCGCCAAGCCGGACGCCATCGTCATGCACCCGGGGCCGATCAATCGCGGCGTGGAGATCGAGTCGGCGGTGGCCGACGGGCCGCACTCGGTGATCCTCAACCAGGTGACCTACGGCATCGCCATCCGCATGGCCGTGCTGTCCATGGCCATGAGCGGGCAAACGGCCCAGCGCCAATTCGACCAGGAGAACGCCCAGTGA
- the pyrR gene encoding bifunctional pyr operon transcriptional regulator/uracil phosphoribosyltransferase PyrR encodes MSLPNPAELISQMAIRLTAHLEQRGISEPRYIGIRTGGVWVAQALLDELGSDSPLGTLDVSFYRDDFSQNGLHPQVRPSALPFEIEGQHLVLIDDVLMSGRTIRAAMNELFDYGRPASVTLVCLLDLDAAELPIRPNVVGATLALAAHERVKLSGPAPLQLELQDLAL; translated from the coding sequence ATGAGCCTGCCCAATCCTGCCGAACTGATCAGCCAGATGGCGATCCGTCTCACGGCGCACCTGGAACAACGTGGCATCAGCGAACCGCGCTACATCGGCATTCGCACCGGCGGCGTCTGGGTTGCCCAGGCCTTGCTCGATGAACTGGGCAGCGACTCGCCGCTGGGCACCCTGGACGTGTCCTTCTACCGCGACGACTTCAGCCAGAACGGCCTGCACCCGCAAGTACGCCCTTCGGCGCTGCCGTTCGAGATCGAAGGCCAGCACCTGGTGCTGATCGACGACGTGCTGATGAGCGGGCGGACCATCCGCGCCGCCATGAATGAATTGTTCGACTACGGTCGCCCGGCCAGCGTGACCCTGGTCTGCCTGCTCGACCTGGACGCCGCCGAACTGCCGATCCGCCCCAACGTGGTCGGCGCGACGCTGGCGCTGGCGGCCCATGAACGGGTCAAGCTTTCCGGCCCGGCGCCGCTGCAACTCGAACTGCAAGACCTCGCCCTTTAA
- the proC gene encoding pyrroline-5-carboxylate reductase, whose amino-acid sequence MSNTRIAFIGAGNMAASLIGGLRAKGLDASMIRASDPGEETRKRVSAEHGVETFADNAQAIEGVDVIVLAVKPQAMKSVCEALRPHLKPHQLVVSIAAGITCASMNSWLGAQPIVRCMPNTPALLRQGVSGLFATAQVSAEQRQQAEELLSAVGLALWLDTEQQLDAVTAVSGSGPAYFFLLIEAMTAAGEKLGLSREIAAQLTLQTALGAAHMAVSSDVDAAELRRRVTSPAGTTEAAIKSFQAGGFEALVEKALGAAAHRSAEMAEQLGQ is encoded by the coding sequence ATGAGCAACACGCGTATTGCCTTCATCGGCGCCGGCAACATGGCCGCCAGCCTGATCGGCGGCCTGCGGGCCAAGGGCCTGGACGCATCCATGATCCGCGCCAGCGATCCGGGTGAAGAGACCCGCAAGCGGGTGAGCGCCGAGCACGGCGTCGAAACCTTCGCCGACAACGCCCAGGCCATCGAGGGTGTGGACGTCATCGTGCTGGCCGTCAAGCCGCAAGCCATGAAGTCCGTGTGCGAGGCACTTCGTCCGCACCTCAAGCCTCATCAGTTGGTGGTGTCGATTGCCGCCGGCATTACCTGCGCCAGCATGAACAGCTGGCTCGGCGCCCAGCCGATCGTGCGCTGCATGCCCAACACCCCGGCGCTGTTGCGCCAGGGCGTCAGCGGCCTGTTCGCCACCGCACAGGTGAGCGCCGAGCAGCGCCAGCAGGCTGAAGAGCTGTTGTCAGCCGTGGGCCTGGCGCTGTGGCTGGACACCGAGCAGCAACTGGACGCGGTCACCGCAGTCTCCGGCTCGGGCCCGGCGTATTTCTTCCTGCTGATCGAAGCCATGACCGCCGCCGGAGAAAAACTCGGTCTGAGCCGCGAGATCGCTGCCCAGCTGACCTTGCAGACTGCTCTCGGCGCCGCTCACATGGCGGTGTCCAGCGATGTCGATGCAGCGGAATTGCGTCGCCGCGTGACCTCGCCGGCCGGCACCACCGAAGCGGCCATCAAATCATTCCAGGCCGGGGGCTTCGAAGCCCTGGTGGAAAAAGCACTCGGCGCCGCCGCGCACCGCTCGGCCGAAATGGCCGAACAACTGGGCCAATAA
- a CDS encoding YqgE/AlgH family protein yields the protein MKNVSPTYLKHHFLIAMPHMADPNFAHTLTYIVEHTANGAMGLVVNRPQELNLADILEQLRPEVEPPLLCQHVPIFIGGPVQTDRGFVLHPSGPKFQATVDLNGVSLSTSQDVLFAIADGVGPEKSLIALGYAGWEPGQLEAELADNAWLTCPFDADILFNTSSELRLEAAASRLGVNLGLLTSQAGHA from the coding sequence ATGAAAAACGTCAGCCCCACCTACCTCAAGCATCACTTCCTGATTGCCATGCCGCACATGGCCGATCCGAACTTTGCCCATACCTTGACCTACATCGTCGAGCACACGGCTAATGGGGCCATGGGATTGGTGGTAAACCGCCCGCAGGAGCTGAACCTGGCGGATATCCTTGAGCAACTGCGTCCCGAGGTCGAACCGCCACTTCTGTGCCAGCACGTGCCGATTTTCATCGGCGGGCCGGTGCAGACCGATCGCGGTTTCGTGCTCCATCCGTCGGGTCCCAAATTCCAGGCCACCGTTGATCTGAACGGCGTATCGCTATCCACTTCCCAGGACGTGCTGTTTGCCATTGCCGACGGCGTCGGTCCGGAAAAAAGCCTGATCGCCTTGGGCTATGCCGGTTGGGAACCCGGGCAGCTGGAAGCCGAGCTGGCCGACAACGCCTGGCTGACGTGCCCGTTCGATGCCGACATCCTGTTCAACACCAGCAGCGAGTTGCGCCTGGAAGCGGCGGCCAGCCGATTGGGCGTGAACCTGGGCCTGCTTACCAGCCAGGCGGGCCACGCCTGA
- a CDS encoding type IV pilus twitching motility protein PilT, which translates to MDITELLAFSAKQGASDLHLSAGLPPMIRVDGDVRRINLPALDHKQVHELIYDIMNDRQRVDYEKFLETDFSFDVPGVARFRVNAFNHNRGAGAVFRTIPSKVLTMEDLGMGEVFRKITEAPRGLVLVTGPTGSGKSTTLAAMIDYLNSHKHHHILTIEDPIEFVHEPRKCLINQREVHRDTQGFSTALRSALREDPDVILVGEMRDLETIRLALTAAETGHLVFGTLHTTSAAKTIDRVVDVFPGDEKSMVRSMLSESLQAVISQTLVKKIGGGRIAAHEIMLGTSAIRNLIREDKIAQMYSSIQTGGSLGMQTLDMCLKDLVSKGLISREHARERARTPDNF; encoded by the coding sequence ATGGATATCACTGAATTGCTGGCGTTCAGCGCCAAACAGGGGGCGTCGGACCTGCACCTGTCCGCCGGGCTGCCGCCGATGATCCGCGTGGACGGCGATGTACGGCGAATCAACCTGCCGGCGCTGGACCACAAGCAGGTTCATGAGCTGATCTACGACATCATGAACGACCGCCAACGAGTGGATTACGAAAAGTTTCTGGAAACCGATTTTTCCTTCGATGTACCCGGCGTGGCGCGATTTCGGGTCAATGCCTTCAACCATAATCGGGGCGCGGGGGCCGTATTCCGGACCATTCCTTCAAAAGTCCTGACCATGGAAGACCTGGGGATGGGCGAGGTGTTTCGCAAGATCACCGAGGCTCCTCGCGGACTGGTGCTGGTAACCGGGCCGACCGGTTCAGGCAAGTCCACCACCCTGGCGGCCATGATCGATTACCTGAACAGCCACAAGCACCATCACATCCTCACCATCGAAGACCCCATCGAATTCGTGCATGAACCGCGCAAGTGTCTGATCAACCAGCGTGAGGTGCATCGCGATACCCAGGGTTTCTCCACGGCCCTGCGCTCGGCCCTGCGGGAGGACCCGGATGTGATCCTAGTGGGGGAAATGCGCGACCTGGAGACCATTCGCCTGGCGCTGACCGCCGCCGAAACCGGGCACCTGGTGTTCGGCACCCTGCACACCACGTCGGCGGCCAAGACGATTGACCGGGTGGTGGATGTGTTTCCGGGCGACGAGAAGTCGATGGTCCGCTCGATGCTCTCGGAGTCGCTTCAGGCGGTGATCTCCCAGACGCTGGTCAAGAAGATTGGCGGCGGCCGGATCGCGGCGCACGAGATCATGCTGGGCACTTCGGCGATCCGCAACCTGATCCGCGAAGACAAGATCGCGCAGATGTATTCATCGATCCAGACCGGCGGCTCGCTGGGGATGCAGACGCTGGACATGTGCCTGAAGGATCTGGTCAGCAAGGGGCTGATCAGCCGCGAGCATGCGCGGGAGCGGGCGCGTACGCCGGATAATTTTTAG
- the gshB gene encoding glutathione synthase codes for MSVRVGIVMDPIASISYKKDSSLAMLLAAQKRGWELFYMEQRDLYQAEGQARARMKPLKVFANPEKWFELGAESDALLSDLDVILMRKDPPFDMEFVYSTYLLEQAESAGVLVVNKPQSLRDCNEKLFATLFPQCTPPTIVSRRPDVLREFADHHGDVILKPLDGMGGSSIFRHTAGHPNLSVILETLTLHGKQQIMIQGYLPAIIDGDKRILMIDGEPVDYCLARIPAAGETRGNLAAGGRGEARPLTDKDRWIAAQVGPTLREKGLLFVGLDVIGEHLTEINVTSPTCIREIDNAFGTDIGGMLMDAIEKQLQAASHKRQA; via the coding sequence ATGAGCGTACGCGTCGGCATTGTCATGGACCCAATCGCCAGCATTTCCTATAAGAAGGATAGCTCGCTGGCCATGCTGCTGGCCGCTCAGAAGCGCGGCTGGGAGCTGTTCTACATGGAACAGCGCGACCTTTACCAGGCCGAGGGCCAGGCGCGCGCGCGAATGAAGCCGCTGAAGGTCTTCGCCAACCCCGAGAAGTGGTTCGAACTGGGCGCGGAAAGCGACGCGCTGCTGAGCGACCTGGACGTGATCCTGATGCGCAAGGATCCGCCGTTCGACATGGAGTTCGTCTACTCCACCTACCTGCTGGAGCAGGCCGAAAGCGCCGGTGTGCTGGTGGTCAACAAGCCCCAGAGCCTGCGCGACTGCAACGAGAAGCTGTTCGCCACGCTGTTCCCGCAGTGCACGCCGCCGACCATCGTCAGCCGTCGTCCGGACGTGCTGCGCGAATTCGCCGATCACCACGGCGACGTGATCCTCAAGCCGCTGGACGGCATGGGCGGTTCGTCGATCTTCCGTCACACCGCCGGCCATCCGAACCTGTCGGTAATCCTCGAAACCCTGACCTTGCATGGCAAGCAGCAGATCATGATCCAGGGTTACCTGCCGGCCATCATCGACGGCGACAAGCGCATCCTGATGATCGACGGCGAACCGGTGGACTATTGCCTGGCGCGCATCCCGGCGGCCGGTGAAACCCGTGGCAACCTGGCGGCTGGCGGCCGTGGCGAAGCCCGCCCGCTGACCGACAAGGACCGCTGGATCGCCGCCCAGGTCGGCCCGACGCTACGCGAGAAAGGCCTGCTGTTCGTCGGCCTGGACGTGATCGGCGAGCACCTGACGGAGATCAACGTCACCAGCCCGACCTGCATCCGCGAGATCGACAATGCCTTTGGCACCGACATCGGCGGGATGCTGATGGATGCCATCGAGAAGCAGCTGCAAGCGGCAAGCCACAAGCGGCAAGCCTGA
- the pilG gene encoding twitching motility response regulator PilG, with protein sequence MAEHLTQQQPSALKVMVIDDSKTIRRTAETLLRNVGCEVITAVDGFDAMAKIVDHHPGIIFVDIMMPRLDGYQTCALIKNNSAFKATPVIMLSSRDGLFDKAKGRIVGSDQFLTKPFSKEELLGAIQAHVPGFAAVQSHQAH encoded by the coding sequence ATGGCAGAGCATCTCACGCAGCAGCAACCCAGCGCCTTGAAGGTCATGGTCATCGACGACTCGAAGACCATCCGCCGCACGGCCGAGACCTTGCTGCGCAACGTTGGCTGCGAGGTCATCACGGCGGTCGACGGCTTCGACGCCATGGCCAAGATCGTCGACCACCATCCAGGCATCATCTTTGTCGACATCATGATGCCGCGCCTGGACGGTTACCAGACCTGTGCCCTGATCAAGAACAACAGCGCCTTCAAGGCGACGCCGGTGATCATGCTGTCGTCCCGCGACGGTCTGTTCGACAAGGCCAAGGGGCGCATCGTCGGCTCCGATCAGTTTCTGACCAAGCCTTTCAGCAAGGAAGAATTGCTGGGCGCGATACAGGCCCATGTCCCGGGTTTTGCCGCTGTCCAGTCGCACCAGGCACATTAA
- the pilH gene encoding twitching motility response regulator PilH, with protein sequence MARVLIVDDSPTEMYKLTGMLEKHGHQVLKAENGADGVALARQEKPDAVLMDIVMPGLNGFQATRQLTKDPDTGHIPVIIITTKDQETDKVWGTRQGAKDYLTKPVDEETLIATLNKVLAG encoded by the coding sequence ATGGCACGAGTTCTGATCGTCGATGATTCGCCGACCGAAATGTACAAATTGACCGGCATGCTGGAAAAACATGGCCATCAGGTCTTGAAGGCCGAGAATGGCGCCGACGGCGTGGCCCTGGCCCGCCAGGAAAAGCCCGACGCGGTGCTGATGGACATCGTCATGCCCGGCCTCAACGGGTTCCAGGCCACGCGCCAGCTGACCAAGGACCCGGACACCGGGCATATCCCGGTCATCATCATCACCACCAAGGACCAGGAAACCGACAAGGTCTGGGGGACCCGCCAAGGGGCGAAGGACTACCTGACCAAACCGGTGGACGAAGAAACCCTGATCGCGACCTTGAACAAAGTACTGGCGGGTTGA